A genomic region of Nymphaea colorata isolate Beijing-Zhang1983 chromosome 2, ASM883128v2, whole genome shotgun sequence contains the following coding sequences:
- the LOC116248667 gene encoding coniferyl alcohol acyltransferase-like encodes MAVNGHVEQADNGDFSVQVRRRELVPADSPLPESWLPLSNLDLLLPPVYPTFFFVYEKPIDIHLKFQSMISALKKALSKMLIPCFPLAGEVVTSPTGEPEIHCNNNGVEFIEAYADIELRNLDLHHPDASVAGKLVPKRPTAVLCLQVTELKCGGTVLSCTLDHRVSDGYSAKMFLDAWAEMTTSGTISAAPTFRRSLLSPRRLGLPDKSLNDLYRVAPPALPYTPRAHEYAGRIYYMKAEAMASLQALAGSSHGTKRTKFEAFSGCMWKAMAKSAGDGETCKMGVIIDGRSRLVDDVRSMDTMARYYGNVLSLPYSESEAKELTCNPLSWVADQVHDFLESRVTTDHFLGLVDWVEAHKPHQLMTSLVYKGTMEGPSFAVSNGRVFQPSRLDFGWGKPILGSCYFPWGVDSGYVMLMPSPVGDGDWVVYMHLFNHQLNMVEAELCDILEPLKLANLMSSSSPICRGGATF; translated from the exons ATGGCTGTCAACGGTCATGTTGAACAGGCAGATAATGGCGATTTCTCTGTTCAAGTTAGAAGAAGGGAATTGGTCCCTGCAGATTCACCATTGCCAGAGTCATGGCTTCCTTTATCAAATCTAGACTTGCTTCTGCCTCCCGTTTATCCCACCTTCTTCTTTGTCTATGAAAAGCCAATTGACATCCACCTTAAGTTTCAGTCCATGATCAGCGCTCTGAAGAAAGCCTTGTCAAAGATGCTCATTCCTTGCTTCCCGCTAGCTGGGGAGGTGGTCACTAGCCCAACAGGTGAACCGGAGATCCACTGCAACAACAATGGCGTCGAGTTCATTGAAGCTTATGCAGATATCGAGCTCCGGAACCTCGACCTTCACCATCCCGATGCTTCCGTCGCCGGAAAGCTGGTGCCCAAGAGGCCAACAGCAGTTCTGTGCCTTCAG GTTACTGAGCTCAAGTGCGGAGGAACGGTTCTCTCTTGCACTCTGGATCACAGAGTCTCAGACGGCTACTCCGCCAAGATGTTTTTAGATGCTTGGGCAGAGATGACCACATCCGGCACCATATCCGCAGCCCCAACTTTCCGACGCTCCCTTCTTAGCCCGCGCCGGCTGGGATTGCCGGACAAGTCTCTCAATGATCTATACAGGGTTGCACCACCAGCACTGCCCTACACACCCCGAGCACACGAATACGCAGGCAGGATTTACTACATGAAGGCGGAAGCCATGGCCTCTCTCCAAGCTCTTGCTGGCAGCAGCCATGGCACTAAGAGGACCAAGTTTGAAGCATTCAGCGGCTGCATGTGGAAGGCAATGGCAAAGAGTGCTGGAGATGGGGAAACTTGCAAGATGGGAGTGATTATAGATGGACGGTCGCGATTGGTAGATGATGTGAGATCAATGGATACAATGGCTAGATATTATGGAAATGTGTTGTCACTCCCTTATAGTGAATCAGAAGCCAAGGAGTTAACTTGTAACCCCTTGAGTTGGGTAGCTGACCAAGTACATGATTTTCTTGAGTCTAGAGTCACCACAGATCATTTTCTAGGGTTAGTGGATTGGGTGGAAGCCCATAAACCACATCAACTCATGACTAGCTTAGTGTACAAAGGCACTATGGAGGGACCATCGTTTGCAGTCTCCAATGGGAGGGTTTTCCAACCCAGCAGGCTAGATTTTGGCTGGGGAAAGCCAATCCTTGGGTCTTGTTATTTCCCATGGGGCGTGGACTCGGGCTATGTTATGTTAATGCCGAGCCCCGTCGGGGACGGAGATTGGGTTGTTTACATGCATCTCTTCAACCACCAACTCAACATGGTGGAAGCTGAGCTTTGTGATATATTAGAGCCACTCAAGTTAGCCAATCTCATGAGCTCCAGTTCACCTATCTGCCGTGGCGGAGCTACATTTTAG